A stretch of bacterium DNA encodes these proteins:
- a CDS encoding 6-carboxytetrahydropterin synthase: MILECVLTFEAAHRNASPRADERTARLHGHSYEVTVAVAGPLDPALGWVMDYAEIKERAKSVIDRLDHRVLNEVEGMNEATLADVTHWMTERLRPQLPSLHECRATILGERDWRPVVARLGDGYERLRFGFAAAHYLPALPETHKCRRVHGHSFRAAVTAADASPLAGPLGDIYRQLDHRLLNDLPGLTNPTSEMLAHWLDDALAARRVRYHEIRVAETCTASCRLIKS, translated from the coding sequence ATGATTCTCGAATGCGTGCTGACCTTCGAGGCGGCGCATCGCAACGCCTCGCCGCGCGCCGATGAGCGTACCGCGCGTCTTCACGGCCACTCGTATGAAGTGACCGTTGCCGTCGCCGGCCCGCTGGACCCGGCACTGGGCTGGGTGATGGACTACGCCGAGATCAAGGAACGCGCCAAGTCGGTGATCGACCGTCTGGACCACCGGGTGCTCAACGAGGTCGAGGGCATGAACGAGGCCACGCTCGCCGATGTCACCCACTGGATGACCGAGCGGTTGCGCCCGCAGTTGCCGTCGTTGCATGAGTGCCGCGCGACGATCCTCGGGGAACGCGACTGGCGACCGGTGGTGGCGCGGCTGGGCGACGGATACGAGCGATTGCGCTTCGGATTTGCCGCGGCGCACTATCTCCCGGCGTTGCCAGAGACGCACAAATGCCGCCGTGTGCACGGGCACAGTTTTCGCGCCGCGGTGACCGCCGCCGACGCCAGCCCGCTGGCGGGGCCGCTGGGGGACATCTACCGGCAGCTCGACCACCGCCTGCTCAATGATCTTCCCGGACTGACCAACCCCACCTCGGAGATGCTCGCGCACTGGCTGGATGATGCGCTCGCCGCGCGCCGCGTCCGTTATCATGAAATCCGTGTGGCGGAGACCTGCACCGCCTCGTGCCGTCTGATCAAATCGTAA